A genomic window from Fusarium oxysporum Fo47 chromosome VIII, complete sequence includes:
- a CDS encoding transmembrane amino acid transporter protein-domain-containing protein: MEKDNVAKTAGQFHDPSSDSDGLKHEISSHEGHSHDFQTVQESADNTNIYSQGGKNFRTLKRWDTIFILFANQIGLGILSLPSTLKTLGLVPGIIALIGIGVISWYTAYELLQYYRLHPQVLNIVDMTRFVGGRTLESITGVMMMIQVIFVAASAMVTLSIALNTISSHAACTVVFIFIS, translated from the coding sequence ATGGAGAAGGATAACGTCGCCAAAACTGCTGGACAGTTTCATGATCCTAGCTCTGATAGCGATGGCCTTAAGCATGAGATTAGCTCTCATGAAGGTCACAGCCATGACTTCCAGACCGTCCAAGAGTCTGctgacaacaccaacattTACTCCCAAGGTGGCAAGAACTTTCGAACACTGAAGCGATGGGATACCATATTTATCCTATTTGCCAATCAGATCGGTCTTGGTATCTTGTCTCTTCCCTCGACCCTCAAGACCCTCGGCCTCGTTCCCGGTATTATCGCGCTTATCGGCATCGGTGTGATATCATGGTATACAGCGTATGAGCTGTTACAATACTACAGGCTGCACCCTCAGGTATTGAACATCGTCGACATGACCCGCTTCGTCGGTGGAAGAACCCTGGAGAGCATCACAggtgtcatgatgatgatacaaGTCATCTTCGTCGCGGCTTCAGCTATGGTCACCCTGTCAATTGCCCTCAACACAATCAGCAGCCATGCAGCCTGCActgtcgtcttcatcttcatctcc
- a CDS encoding chaperonin 10-like protein, which produces MSLPKTYRAFRRTTGDLPRTIEPSTEKLQRELGPNEVLIKIHAVSLNFRDVAMLNGIYPVEVEERGIPCSDAAAEVVAIGSAVKDFSTGDHVSVIFDLNSITGYDDEPHCALGGDTAGVLREYAVYQDKHLVQLPKHLPWEEAATITCAGVTAWNSLDGLTTLSKLRSTLLQGTGGVSMFALLICIAAGVQPIITSSSDEKLEAIKKLGSQVRGINYKITQDQASEVKRLTDGRGVDFVINNTGPASIPTDISFLRQRGGMVSLVGFLDGVGGDWQPAAIMALMGKSARIKGIATGSKEDYLSLNKFLEEKKVSLAPLVDRVFSFEESPAAFDYLYSGKHVGKVVIKI; this is translated from the exons ATGTCGCTTCCCAAGACCTATCGAGCGTTTAGACGCACTACAGGCGATCTTCCGAGGACCATTGAACCGTCTACTGAAAAGCTACAGCGAGAGCTTGGACCAAATGAAGTTTTGATCAAGATTCACGCCGTCTCTCTCAACTTCCGCGATGTAGCTATGCTCAACGGTATCTATCCGGTGGAAGTGGAGGAGCGAGGTATTCCTTGCTCTGACGCTGCCGCTGAGGTCGTCGCAATTGGATCTGCGGTCAAGGATTTCTCTACGGGAGATCATGTCTCGGTTATATTTGACCTCAACAGTATCACGGGGTACGACGACGAGCCTCATTGCGCCCTTGGTGGAGACACTGCTGGTGTCCTTCGTGAGTACGCTGTTTATCAGGACAAGCATCTGGTACAGCTACCCAAGCATCTACCATGGGAAGAG GCGGCTACCATCACCTGCGCTGGCGTCACGGCCTGGAATTCTCTTGACGGCCTGACTACGCTATCCAAGTTACGCAGCACCCTCCTACAAG GTACGGGAGGTGTCAGCATGTTTGCCCTGCTAATCTGTATCGCTGCGGGCGTTCAACCAATTATTACATCTTCGTCCgacgagaagcttgaagccatcaagaaACTTGGCTCTCAGGTCCGTGGTATCAACTACAAAATCACCCAGGACCAAGCATCGGAAGTAAAGCGCCTAACAGACGGTCGGGGCGTTGATttcgtcatcaacaacactgGCCCAGCGTCTATTCCCACGGATATAAGCTTCTTGCGTCAGCGAGGGGGCATGGTATCCCTGGTTGGATTTCTagatggtgttggtggtgattGGCAGCCTGCTGCTATTATGGCACTGATGGGGAAGTCTGCGAGAATCAA GGGAATCGCCACCGGCTCCAAGGAGGATTATCTGAGTCTGAATAAGTTCCtagaggagaagaaggtttcCCTTGCTCCGCTTGTGGACCGTGTTTTCTCGTTTGAAGAGTCGCCAGCAGCTTTTGACTATCTCTACTCTGGCAAGCATGTAGGAAAGGTTGTCATCAAAATCTAG
- a CDS encoding putative oxalocrotonate tautomerase: protein MPLWNIYHTEGAFDSQETRNKLAHDITKIYSSGENGLPAFYVVVQFIPLPPGHVFVGGEARDEKPFVRLVVQHMAVHSHEGVHMEDFPKQFSDYINATIKPYIADKGYDWEITVTDTQRDFWRFNGIAPPPWRSEAERAWARNGRPSEWEEK, encoded by the coding sequence ATGCCTCTCTGGAACATTTATCACACGGAGGGCGCCTTCGACTCCCAGGAGACCCGCAACAAGCTTGCCCATgacatcaccaagatctACTCCAGCGGCGAAAACGGCCTCCCCGCTTTCTACGTCGTCGTTCAATTCATCCCGCTTCCTCCAGGCCATGTCtttgttggtggtgaagccAGAGATGAGAAGCCTTTTGTTCGACTAGTTGTTCAGCACATGGCTGTTCATAGTCATGAGGGTGTCCACATGGAGGACTTCCCCAAGCAGTTCAGCGATTACATAAATGCTACGATCAAGCCATACATCGCTGATAAAGGTTATGATTGGGAAATCACCGTCACTGATACTCAGCGCGACTTTTGGAGGTTCAATGGAATCGCGCCGCCGCCATGGAGAAGTGAAGCGGAGAGGGCTTGGGCTCGGAATGGTCGCCCTTCGGAGTGGGAGGAGAAATAA